The genomic window CATAACCAGACCGGCGGGATACTTTATGAGAAGTGATTTAAGGAGAGAAAAAAAGATGGAAAAGCAACAGAACCAAAACCAGGTGAAAAAACCTATGTTCAAGGATGGTAAACTGTTTTTCACCAAAGAGACCGAACGCCGGTTTTTTTTCTTTATGACGCTGATCATGCTGGCATCCGGTGCCGTGATCAAGCTGTTTTAAGAAAGGTGGCGCACGTGTTTATGGATTTTTGGACCACAATGAAAGGGAGGGTGCTGTGATGGTAACCGCTGCATTACAAGCCGGCCGGTTTCATGCCTATGCACTGATCCAGCTGCTGATCGAACCGGGCCTGTTTTTCAAAGAGCTTGTGGAAAAAACCAGACCGCGCCGGGCCGTGGAATTCATGGTGATCTGCTGCCTGTTCTATGCCCTGGCAAGTTTGTTGACCGGGGCGTATTCACAACCGGTCTGGATCATGGCGCCCATCTTTTTCATCAATGCAGCCGGCATGATCCTGATCTCATCCACCCTGGGCTATATGGCCATGGTGATGATTGCCGGGAAAAAAGTGTCTTTTGCCGTTGTGTTCAGCATTTATGCGTTTTCATCCGGGGTGACGCTTTTTTTGTCCTGGCTGCCGTTTCTGGTCTGGATCACGGAACCGTGGAAATGGTGGCTCATATGCACCGGCCTGAAAAATACATGCAACCTGTCGTGGAAAAAATCCATCGTGATTGTGGCACTTTCCACAATCGTGCTGTTTTTTCTGGTGTATTCAGCGCATCTGGCATTTATTAAAAATTACATATAAATCAAGGAGAACATTTCAATGACCGATCAGATAAAAGTATTGATGGTGGATGATGAAAAACGGTTCAGGGAAACCATCCGCAAAATTCTGGAGAAAAAAGGATTTGACGTCATTCTGGCGGAAAATGGCGAGCAGGCCCTGGAAAAAATCAAACAACAACCCGATGTGGTGGTTCTGGATATCAAGATGCCCGGGATGGACGGACATGAAACATTGAACCGGATTAAAAAGATCAAACCGGACCTGCCCGTGATCATGCTCACCGGACATGGGGCCCGGCCATCGGCCAGGGACGCCCTGGTGGAAGGGGCGTTCGATTACCTGAACAAACCCTGTGACATCGGGCTTCTGGCCGCAAAGATCAAAGAGGCCTGTCATCTGGGGGATAAACTGCCGGCCCATAAGGAGCGGCGGGTGACCGCAGTGATGATTCCCGTCACCGAGTATACCAAGATCTCTGAAAACAAGACCATCCAGGATGCGATTCTGGAACTCAGGTCGTCCTTTGAAACCAAAATGGCCACGGACCATTTAATGGAAACCGGGCACCGGTCCATTCTCATCGTGGACAAATATGATCAGATCAAAGGTATTCTGACCATCCGGGATCTGCTGGAGATGCTCATGCCCCGGTATCTGTCAGCCCCCAGGCCGTTTTTAGCCGACAGTATCGAATATTCCCCCATGTTCTGGACCGGGATGTTCACCCAGGGAATCAAGGAGATAAAAAAGAAACAGATCACGGAAGCCATGTCTCCGTTGCCGGCTTTTATCGACGGCAACGCCAATCTCATGGAGGCGGCCTACCGCATGCTCCATGAAAACGAGCGGCGCCTGCTGGTGACAGTAGCTGGAAAAATCGTGGGTATCATCCGCGAGCAGGATCTGTTTTTTGAAATGGAAAAGATATTGAAAAGCTGAACCAGGTGTTAACAACCAGAGATTTTATCAGAAAAAGACGGTGCGCAGAGCGGAATTCTCCCTGCGCACCGTCTTTTTCTGCCGCCATGTCAGCGGGTTATTTTTTTTTGTCTTTGGAGGGGTACAGGTCAAATACCGAATGGGGAGATTCAATAATTTTCTGGACATTTTCCTGCATGTCTTCTTTGACGTGCTCATCTTTTTTCTGCCAGGCACACTCGATTTTACTCACCAGGTCATCGATCTCGCAGGGCTTGGTCAGATAGTCATACGCCCCCAGCCGGACCGCCTCCAGTGCCGTGTCAATGGAGCCGTGCCCCGTCAGGATCAGGGTCTGGGTGAACAGGTCCAGTTTCTTGATCTCCTTGAGTGTGGCAATGCCGTCCATGCCCGGCATCTTGAGATCCAGCACCACCACGTCAAAATCATCCTTTTCCAGCTCCTGGATCGCCGCATCTCCGCTGTTCACGGCAGTGACCTGATACCCCCGGTTCACCAGCAGTCTGGACATATTGGTGGTAAAAACAATTTCATCATCGACCAGTAAGATTTTGCTTCCTTTCATAACAGCCTCCTTCCGGATGGGTTTATCCGGTTATATTGATGGGTCTGATGTTTTATCAGGGCCGGACGGACCGGATTCCCTGGTCTCTTTTTCCGATACTGTCAGGGGCAGAAAAATGATAAATTCGGAGCCTTCCCCGGGTTCGCTTTTGACGGTGATATTGCCTTTGAGTTGCCGGATAATACTGTAGCAGATGGAAAGCCCTAACCCCGTGCCTTTTCCCACGGGTTTGGTGGTAAAAAACGGATCAAAAATGCGGTCCAGATGTTTTGGATCAATGCCCGTACCCGTATCGGCAATGGAAAGAAAAATACCGGCGGTGTCTTTGTCGTACCGGGTGCTGATGCGGATGGACCCGTAAGGTTTTCCTTCATGGGCATCCACGGCATTGGTGATCAGATTTAAAAACACCTGCTGCAGCTGGGAGGAATCCGACTGAATGGCGGGCAGGTCGGGATCCAGATCAGTGAGCAGCCGGATGCCGCTGGTTTTGGTCTCCCGTTCCATCAAGTCCACCACCTCGGCAACGAACCGGTTCAGGTCGATGGATTCGATCATGGACCGGGTCCGTCTGGAAAACCGCAGCAAGTTGTGGGTGATGCGTTTGCACCGCTGGGACTGCAGGGCAATCTGATCCATGGACGACAAAAACTGGTCTTTGAATGCCGGATCTTCGATGATTGTCTGCTGAAACTGGTCTAAAAGCAGCTGGCGTTCGGTCATGATAATGGCCACCGGATTGTTGATTTCATGGGCCACCCCGGCTGACAGTTCCCCGATGGACGCCAGTTTGCTGGCCTGCATGAGCTGGTTATTCAACCGGGCCGCGTGTTCGTCCCGTTTCCGGATGATCCCCACCATATGGCGGGTGATGAATATGGCGGCCACCAGAATGCTCAGAGCGCTTAAGTGCAGAAAGATGAGGTTGACAAACCGGGCATGGTCCATCTCCTCAAAGGTTTCGGCACCGGCCTGCTTGACCACCAGCATCCATTCCGGGTTTGTCAGCCAGAATTTTCCCACCACCTGGCCGGAGAACCGGCCGGGTTCGTTTTTTTTGTAAACATCGACGGTTACCAGGTCATTGAAGGGTTCAACAGTCATGTCAGCCCGGTCCATGATCGATCCGCCGAACCGGGGGGTGGTCTGATAAACCCCCTGGGTATTGACCAGGTAGACCTCACCGGTTTCGCCGATGTGCATATTTTCCACCAGGGTGCGGAAGACCCGGGTATTGATGGTGGCCCTTAAAATCCATTGGTCATCCCCTTCCCGGCGGAGCACGGCAATGATGAAATGCGGTTCCTGGCGGAAACCCATGAACATGTCACTGATATACAGTCCTTTGTGCATCACCTGTTTGAACCATTTTTCATCGATATACACCTTGTCCAGCAGGTCATAGGGGCCGATATAGGCCAGGTGATTGCCCAGTTGATCAATGACCCCTAAATCCATGATGTAAGGCTGTTCCCGGTTCATGTTTTCAAATATGGTCATGAGATTGCCGGACTGCCGCAGATCCTTCTTGGAGTGGGTATTGGCCACCAGACGGAGCTTGGCGCTCTGTTCTTTGAGAAACTGTTCGATGAACCTGCCGTGATTGGCGACCTGTTCCTCAAAGGTTCTGACAATCCGGGTTTGGGCAAAATAGGTGTAATGGATATTTAACCCCCATCCCACCAGCAGGAGGGGGACAATGGAGCACACAACGGTGAGCAGGGTGAACCGCCGGAAAAGATACCGGTAGGAATTCTTTTCCGGTGGGTTCAATGAGGTGTCCGGGGTTGTGGTATTGGTATCATGGCCGTTCATTGGTTTGTCCCTGTATGGAGAAGGTTGTGTTGCCTGTTGGGTAATTATACATTTCTTATAAGACTGATTATCAAAAAACGTGCCATGAAAACCATAATCTGGAAATGATTGTAACCTTCTGTAATTATGAGTTATATTTTTACTCAAAGCACGGTGAGGCCGGCCGGTGCACCCGATCGGTAAAAAATGTCAATTTCTGGTGGACGCCCGTGGACTGGAATTGTTTCAGTATGGCTGATTTCAAGCGGCTGTTTTTTGGCAATGTTTTGTAAAAAGGCATAAAAATTGCTAAGCTGAATAGATTATCAGGACATTGTCATGCAAACAGATGTTTTAACCAAATCAATCAGGATGGAATCATGACCAGGAACAAATATGAAATTCTGGATAAAGACCAGGTGCTTTCAATAATCAAAAACGGAGATACCGTGGCATTTTCCGGATTTTCTCCTGCCGGCGGTGCCAAGGCTGTGCCCGGAATAGTGGCGGAACATGCAGCGGCTGAACACGGTCAGGGCAGAGATTTCCGGATCCGGGTGCTCACGGGGGCATCAGCCGGCGATTGTATTGACAATGATCTGGCAAAGGCCAATGCCATTCAGTGGCGGGCGCCTTATCAGGGGGGCAAGGCACTGCGGGATCAGATCAACCGCCAGGAAGTGGAATATGTGGACATGCATCTCTCCCACCTGGCCCAGACCGTGAGTGCCGGTTTTTTCGGCAAAATCGATGTGGCCGTGGTGGAGGCCACGGAGATCACCCCGGACGGGCGGGTGTACCTGACCACGTCCATCGGTGCCTCACCCACCTGGCTGGCCTGTGCCGATAAAGTGATCATCGAAATCAACCATCATCACTCCCACCGGCTGCGGGAACTGGCGGATATCTTTATCATTCCCCCGCCTCCCCGGCGCTCCCCCATCAATGTGCACAACCCATTGACCCGGATCGGGTGGCCCTATGCCCAGGTGGACCCGAAAAAAGTGGTGGGAATCGTTGAAAACAATCAGCCGGACCAGGTGGCGGCCTTTGGGGCTGAAGATGCCGTGAGCCGGAAGATCGCAGACCATGTGATCCGGTTTCTGCTGGAAGAAAAACAGGCCGGCCGGATCCCGGCGCAGTTTTTCCCGTTCCAGGCCGGGGTGGGCAATACGGCCAATGCCGTGCTGGCCGGGCTGGGACATCATCCGGACATTCCGCCGTTTTATATGTATTCCGAAGTGTTCCAGGATGCCATGGTGGATCTGATGGCAGAGGGCAAGCTGCTGGGGGCATCTGCCACGGCCCTGACCGTTGTGCCGGAAAAACTGGCCCGGATCACGGAGAATATGGATTTTTTCGGAAGCCGCATCGTACTGCGGCCCCAGGAGATCTCCAACCACCCCGGTATTATCCGGCGCCTGGGCGTGATTTCCATGAACACGGCCCTGGAAATGGATATCTACGGCAATGTCAACTCCTCCCATGTGTTCGGCACCCATGTGGTGAACGGGGTGGGGGGCA from Desulfotignum phosphitoxidans DSM 13687 includes these protein-coding regions:
- a CDS encoding YIP1 family protein, giving the protein MVTAALQAGRFHAYALIQLLIEPGLFFKELVEKTRPRRAVEFMVICCLFYALASLLTGAYSQPVWIMAPIFFINAAGMILISSTLGYMAMVMIAGKKVSFAVVFSIYAFSSGVTLFLSWLPFLVWITEPWKWWLICTGLKNTCNLSWKKSIVIVALSTIVLFFLVYSAHLAFIKNYI
- a CDS encoding response regulator, which codes for MTDQIKVLMVDDEKRFRETIRKILEKKGFDVILAENGEQALEKIKQQPDVVVLDIKMPGMDGHETLNRIKKIKPDLPVIMLTGHGARPSARDALVEGAFDYLNKPCDIGLLAAKIKEACHLGDKLPAHKERRVTAVMIPVTEYTKISENKTIQDAILELRSSFETKMATDHLMETGHRSILIVDKYDQIKGILTIRDLLEMLMPRYLSAPRPFLADSIEYSPMFWTGMFTQGIKEIKKKQITEAMSPLPAFIDGNANLMEAAYRMLHENERRLLVTVAGKIVGIIREQDLFFEMEKILKS
- a CDS encoding response regulator, yielding MKGSKILLVDDEIVFTTNMSRLLVNRGYQVTAVNSGDAAIQELEKDDFDVVVLDLKMPGMDGIATLKEIKKLDLFTQTLILTGHGSIDTALEAVRLGAYDYLTKPCEIDDLVSKIECAWQKKDEHVKEDMQENVQKIIESPHSVFDLYPSKDKKK
- a CDS encoding sensor histidine kinase; this encodes MNGHDTNTTTPDTSLNPPEKNSYRYLFRRFTLLTVVCSIVPLLLVGWGLNIHYTYFAQTRIVRTFEEQVANHGRFIEQFLKEQSAKLRLVANTHSKKDLRQSGNLMTIFENMNREQPYIMDLGVIDQLGNHLAYIGPYDLLDKVYIDEKWFKQVMHKGLYISDMFMGFRQEPHFIIAVLRREGDDQWILRATINTRVFRTLVENMHIGETGEVYLVNTQGVYQTTPRFGGSIMDRADMTVEPFNDLVTVDVYKKNEPGRFSGQVVGKFWLTNPEWMLVVKQAGAETFEEMDHARFVNLIFLHLSALSILVAAIFITRHMVGIIRKRDEHAARLNNQLMQASKLASIGELSAGVAHEINNPVAIIMTERQLLLDQFQQTIIEDPAFKDQFLSSMDQIALQSQRCKRITHNLLRFSRRTRSMIESIDLNRFVAEVVDLMERETKTSGIRLLTDLDPDLPAIQSDSSQLQQVFLNLITNAVDAHEGKPYGSIRISTRYDKDTAGIFLSIADTGTGIDPKHLDRIFDPFFTTKPVGKGTGLGLSICYSIIRQLKGNITVKSEPGEGSEFIIFLPLTVSEKETRESGPSGPDKTSDPSI
- a CDS encoding succinate CoA transferase codes for the protein MTRNKYEILDKDQVLSIIKNGDTVAFSGFSPAGGAKAVPGIVAEHAAAEHGQGRDFRIRVLTGASAGDCIDNDLAKANAIQWRAPYQGGKALRDQINRQEVEYVDMHLSHLAQTVSAGFFGKIDVAVVEATEITPDGRVYLTTSIGASPTWLACADKVIIEINHHHSHRLRELADIFIIPPPPRRSPINVHNPLTRIGWPYAQVDPKKVVGIVENNQPDQVAAFGAEDAVSRKIADHVIRFLLEEKQAGRIPAQFFPFQAGVGNTANAVLAGLGHHPDIPPFYMYSEVFQDAMVDLMAEGKLLGASATALTVVPEKLARITENMDFFGSRIVLRPQEISNHPGIIRRLGVISMNTALEMDIYGNVNSSHVFGTHVVNGVGGSGEFTRNSHLSIFMTPSVAKGGKISSVVPMTPHVDNNEHSVQIVVTEQGLADLRGLGPMERAKKIINTCAHPAYRPYLTDYVKQSPSGHICHDLSRCYELHRNLMKTGAMLPDLTDI